The Apium graveolens cultivar Ventura chromosome 3, ASM990537v1, whole genome shotgun sequence sequence CCGCAATTCTAAAGCACATGAATATAATGTATAATTTGTAAGCGAATAACAGTCTGTCCCTTATATCATCAATCGTTCAGTCTAGAGAGCCATTGTGTCTTTTAAGAAAAGAATCATATACAGAACAGACGATAGTAGTTTACCTAGCGTCGGAAACTTATTACTGAAGTCCATAATATTACTCAAAGAAAGCATACAGTTGTATTTTGATTATTATAAAACATTGCCATGAAAGGATATTGGAATAAGAAGAAACTTGAACAATGGGATTTGTTTTTTTACCACCGTTTATTGTTAGGTTGTGGGGCAAAAAACAAGTTTGATCTGTCATAGATTACAGATAAAAAAAACAGCATATAAACACGCCTGGATCTTTGTATCACGATATAAAGCTTTAATTTCATTTTGTATCACTTGTTCCCAGAAATATTTTACTTTGGCTTCACTTATCTCCCAAAAATCGATATGGTAGTAGATATACCACAGTAGATTTTCCACAGCGGTCCATAGATGTAACATTCATGTGAATTTTGCGGGGTATTTAGATTAGAACCTTTTCTACTTAATTGTAGAAAAAAGTTCTAGCTGTACGAGCAATTCCAGTTTATTAGGAAATCCAGTTAAATGCAAGGAAAAGTTTATATGCTGCATATCTTTACAAGTTTTGACTTCGACGGTTCAAATAATGAAAGCATCGAATCAAATTCTCTATTATACATTTTTTATGTTTACCCACTAGCAGTTTGCCTATAAAAACAGATTTATGTTTCTATTTTTTATCATCATCAAAGCGGGAAGAAGAAGACTTGTTTCAAAATTTGAGTTTATTCTTCTTTTTCAGTTCACTAATTTCAtcagaacaaagaaaagaaagatgGGAGCTAATCAGTCTGCTGTGTATGCATCAAATGGTTCCAATGAAGTGATCATGCCGAAAAAGGCTGGCCGTGTTTTATCATTCCATTCCTCTGCTAAATGGAGAAGCCATTTTCAGGTTTCTAAAGAAACAACTAAACTGGTAAGTTAATTCAAACATGACTTCCTGGAAACCAAGCTACATATCTTTAGCTTATCGATTTTTCTTTCTTGTATTAATGCATTGACTGTTTTTAATTGATCTAATGTTTACAATGGATTTGAAGATGGTTATTCATTTCACGGCTGCATGGTGTGGACCTTGTCGGACAATGGACCCTGTTCTTCGTGACTTTGCTGCTACCTATGCAGATGTAGAGTTCATCAAGATCGACGTAGATGAGCTGGAAGTATGTTAAAGCTAAAACACATCTCTCTATATAAACTGATCGCGGAATTTACTTCCTTGACAGATGTTTTAGACTGTATATTGATGATAAGCTGTATGTCTTATGTAGGATGTGGCTCGGGAGTATGCAGTGCAGGCATTGCCAGCATTTATTCTGATAAAGAAAGGAAAAGCAGTTGACAAGGTTGTTGGAGCAGAAAAGATAGCACTCCagaagaagattgagaaatacATGAACTAATATATGAATTTCATGTCATGCATCACAAGAAATCACAATAAGCACACGAGTATGATCTATGCTATATATTCCAATAAGACCCTATGCTGATCATAGCTAATAAAGAGTCTATGCTCAGAGACAATAGTTTTCATACACTAGAATCGCAATAGTGGATAACCTTttgtaacatttttttaaaattttcttgatgtgaatTGTAATATCGACCTCAATAAAATATGAGTAATTGTAGGTGTTCAGCAATTTTGGTGCATGTAATAAAATCTTTAGATGATTCAAAGTGAGCAACTATTGTTAATTACAGTACTCTTATCTGAAAGGACAAGGCCTGTTGAAGACTTGCAACCTTCAATAGTTAGAAAAATCTGAGGAACAAATTCCGATATAACAGATTAAATTAAAATTTCCAGTTGCAAAATAATTTATGTTGTTCAGAAACCTTCACATAGAGTATATGGTATGGCTAATATATCACTGTCTACACAGATAGAACTTAAATTTGTGAAATTTCAAATCCATACGCTTCTTAATGTGCATCATTCCAGTCTGCAGTAGCTAATAGGTTGGATGAGGTTGGTTCGATATGGAAATGGAGGGCTGATAGGCGAGTGGGGATAGAGCCTGGTTGTAGCTCAGGAGATGGATGAAACTTCTCACGAGTGattttagagaactaaaaaaaTGGTACCAGCTGGCCATTTGAGATCCTAGACTATAATTTAAGACATTTTGTATGAATTACCACTCCAACATCATCCATAGTACTTTTTTAAAAAACTAGGAGGAAAACTAGCATCCTCCGCTCAAAGTAAATTCAACATCCTCCGCTCAAATTAAAATCTCTTTTGTatataataatagaataaaagtataatttcaTAAGATTAAAAATTCTcattaaaaatactaaattacccatgtttttaatatttatataaaaaatatggTTTGTGCGAATCGAACTaaagttatttcattcaactatacAACTTCTTACCACTTCAtcatattgtcacatgtgctttttatcatacacataatatgtaagtgtgctaaatgaatattttatttaactttaaatatACTTATTTGAATTCCGAAAAAAAAAGATAGTTATTTGAATATTTGTACAactaattttaaagaattgaattccagatataaaattaggcatagtacataaatagatcattatcttatttattaatcattttttagtttcaaaatatatctcatatactTTTAACATATTTcttattataaaaagtaattaaaatgtacatatataatttttaaaaaaatattgaaaatagaatcgcttatatataaataatctatattggtattacatattaAGATAAGTTTGAATTATAATGAGTAaatgcattttagaacttggcacattgttcaaaaaatactcgaaatttgactacatgacccgaccgaaaaacatcgtcacattctatgtttagtaaatttaaattcGAGAATAttttaccaataatgtgaaattttttaacatcttatgttaatataaattaatctGTTTGAGGTCTTTAAagaatcaagtcaattgattatttatattaaaattagtGACTTCACTGGTAacacattattatttttgggatttgtcccaattttaagaatatttgaaatttgaaatgagatctcaGTAGATTTGTTAAgactacgatgatatattaaatcgatttatttttcatttttcacttaaaaaaactaactttttaaaaagaattattttagatcaacaatattcattgatcaagataatattgtacaaatattttgaattattttaatattttgaattattcaaataaaagtttattgtagcatttgattcaatgcattttatattattttaggaaaaaaacatatattgttcaataatttgaataaattaaccagttcaactgatatttataaaactttatcgaactgaaaatttttaattttagaaaaatagtataaaatgttatcaaattattatatgaagaaatattagagttgtaatgaaagaaacttaaaaatggtttaaataactatataaatacaatttttctttcgaattcttgaaaaaaatcatgaatatcaataataaatcttaaaaatacataattcatttttatgttacaaccatgattgatacccggatgcataaaaaatagatatggattgtttgtcagtgacAATGTGAATACCGTATATAAAatatagcaatttatttattatataattttaatttttgaataattataaatgcatgttatttaagtgatcaattatctcactagatgttaataatgattatacatgtacataaatcagatatttagcatataaataattgaaaccatcataatttactaagatatataacatacaataatttacatgttaacacacacatacatataacttaattttactttgttaacagtagtgtaaataaaaaactaacattttcccatacatacatacgttgaatttcaaaaactaatatttttcattaaaatcaactttaatattaacaataatataaattttacattattgtatattatgattgcaagtcattctgacttcagttatgcattttttatcttttaaaaTGAGTAAATTAATTGTAAGTTAATAGTGAACTGAGTAATAATATagagcagtacatatagtttatttaaataaaattcaagattttggtcaactctttattaaatatatatgttaatttgtagttttttatttgtaaacatattAACGACATTATAaagattaagtttaatcgtttcattttaaacgtacacttactaccatgtttatattcattcattaaatataaaataacggataagaaaaatataatataataatagttgaggggatattcactcctaaaagtgaGGAAGCATTCGAAGCTCCTAATATTATAGACAAGTACCGATGACGTCACCTTtagtaaatcctgatattaacTCCTGATAGTTTATCTTATggtatcatcaattatatctaacaataaATATTGGTCAAACTAATTTTGATTGATAAATCCTGACAATAGTTGTcaaaattctgatattggtcaaacttgtgttgactgataaatccgGATAGTTGttgattaaatactgataatggtcatACTCTGATTGACCATTATATTCTGAtggtaatttttaaatttattcaaatattgtTTTGATTAGTATTTTAAATACAGGTGCGAATAAATTTGCAAGTGGGTCATTTATGCGTGATAATGGTTGTTTATTGATTGTGTGAGGATATGAAAAGCGTTTTTCTAGGGAACTGTGCACGGAGTAACTACCATTATTACACGTTTACATTATTATTTTTACAGTCAATAATATGTTGCCACATGTCCCACTACTTTGAAACGTTTCTGAGTTAGTGGAGTGATTTGTTAAACAAACAGTCTTTGATTTTAACTAACACTTTACCAATTCATTATTATCTTCTTCTCTGCTaactctctttttctctcatccATAATCTcttaaaccctaatttctgtATGGAAACTTTTTCTTGCAAATTCATCATGACTTCACCAGTTGCTTCCAAACCTTTTACCTACGGCAGTGCGAAGTTTGTAACtaataattattttgctattttgGATAATGACAGTGTGGATATCGATTTTCACATCTTTCAGGATTTTCTTAGCTCCAGTGAGATTGGATTTGCTCTTACAGCTCCACCCACTATCTCAGGTGACCAAGTGCTCTCCATCTGGAGTACAGGGGTGTATGATGATGGAGGTGCAAATGGAACTCCAAGTTTGGTGTTTAAGTTCAACAATGAGAAAAGAGTAGTTACTCTTTAGACTATAAGAGATGCTTTACAGTTGCCTACTCATAACTCCTACACTACCTTTGTGGGAGATGTTGAAATGAGGAGATTCTTTACTGAGATAGGTTatgacaaggatttgaagaaccGTGGTCAGTTGAAAAGAAATGGGCTTAGGAAGGAATATAATTTCTTCCTTGATTGCATCGCAAAGGCCTTCAACAACAAGTCTACTAATTTTAATGCTCTGTCCATCATCACACAACAGAttgggtactctctaattcatggtaCCAATTATGATTTTGGTAGATTAGTTTATATTTCATAGGTGATAGATTATCAGCTGATAGGTATactgtgtattatgctagattctgtcagttgaTTTTCAATATCCGTTTTCTTGATATCCCTATCCCCAATAATCAAAATGTGTCTGTATTTAAGCTAACCAAGAGGGCTTTCTCTGATTTAATTTTGTAAGATGAAACGAAAATGAATTTAGCTCCTTTGAGGTTGCCTTTGGTTGCTAGGAACTTGCTCATTGCAAGACTCCCTGTAACTTATGGCTTACCTAACAGACAGAGTGCTCAGTTGCAGACCATAACTATTGGAAACCCCCATGTAGGTCACCCCATCACAACAACCCAAACACAACCACAAACACAGTCTCAAACACAAACTTAACCACCACCACCACAACATCAAGCACAAGTCACCTCAGGTGTTTCTCAAAAGACACATTTTTTAAAAAGGAAGAAATATTTGGCTAAAAGGACTACAATTCCTGATGTAGTAAACACAAAACTGAAGCAATACAAGTTCCTCATTCTTCTAAATCTTCAAAATCTGTCAGGAGGAAACTTGTACTTGCAGgattagaatcagattcagatgaggaCAATGTTACCTTATCTTCTAAATTTCCAAACCTTTCATCTGATTCTTCTTCAAGACCATTTTTTCTACCAACTGAACAGGGCACAACTACGTATGCAGTTCATAGTGCCAGAAATCCTGATGCTGGTACAAGCCTAAGTCCAAAAAGAAGGAAACTGGTTAAAGCATACTATAATCAAAACTTGCTCAAAATCAAACAGGAAATTGTTGAGGAGACACAGGGTGCATTTACACCAAATCCAGATTTTCAATCTCATCCTGATGCACCTGTGGAACTGTCTGATTCTCCAGTGAAGCAACCAAGGACAAAAGTAATAGAGGTTACTCATGAGCAAGTTGAAGCAACTGTCAAGAGGCTACAAGGGAAAGGTTTTTTccctggatcaagcacacaagaacctgtatctcaaaaGGATATAGCAGCTGCAACTCCTGATCCAATCCCACAAGAACCTGCATCCTATAGTGATGTAGCAGATGTTGAAAGAATTGAGCCTCTTGCTTAAAAATCATCTCAAAAATGGCA is a genomic window containing:
- the LOC141711123 gene encoding thioredoxin H2-like, with translation MGANQSAVYASNGSNEVIMPKKAGRVLSFHSSAKWRSHFQVSKETTKLMVIHFTAAWCGPCRTMDPVLRDFAATYADVEFIKIDVDELEDVAREYAVQALPAFILIKKGKAVDKVVGAEKIALQKKIEKYMN